The following are encoded in a window of Cucurbita pepo subsp. pepo cultivar mu-cu-16 chromosome LG12, ASM280686v2, whole genome shotgun sequence genomic DNA:
- the LOC111807345 gene encoding uncharacterized protein LOC111807345 isoform X2, with protein sequence MEGEGTSEMEYTEIESSADYFDSSILFNIINDVSAFVLYMHQQVPSILQDMSIEFDTLHEEYKELGSELAQNELKASSRRKHTGRMREVRQGIKRMEKLMNSVSGFQAAIKTLISETPNVQEVLLILGATPLRPQYVYELCFSHKNVVVRGADYFVKHKAAEVLSRKAIRTLISKDAGSASYPGPTKLFLLVKAPSSINLPLHFIPKREFRYSKKIKPFKLRFKCKAQIHQMNDPGLDREFQVGNSDDLANSSVEDSIWFQCRHAIKGIAFNRPDED encoded by the exons ATGGAGGGAGAAGGTACCTCAGAGATGGAGTATACGGAGATCGAATCCTCCGCCGATTACTTCGACAGCTCCATACTGTTTAATATCATCAACGATGTCTCCGCCTTCGTCTTGTATATGCACCAACAAGTCCCTTC AATCCTACAGGACATGAGCATTGAATTTGACACCTTGCATGAAGAATACAAAGAGCTG GGAAGTGAATTGGCACAGAATGAACTAAAAGCATCGTCACGAAGAAAGCATACTGGCAGAATGAGGGAGGTCAGACAGGGAATTAAGAGAATGGAGAAGTTAATGAATTCAGTCTCTGGGTTTCAAGCTGCCATCAAAACGTTGATTAGTGAGACTCCTAACGTCCAGGAAGTACTATTAATTCTTGGAGCAACCCCACTGCGGCCGCAATATGTTTATGAACTGTGCTTTTCACATAAAAATGTTGTGGTAAGAGGTGCAGATTACTTCGTCAAGCACAAAGCAGCAGAAGTTCTTTCAAGAAAG GCTATTCGAACATTAATCTCAAAGGATGCTGGGTCTGCCTCATATCCAG GCCCTACTAAGTTGTTTCTATTGGTGAAGGCCCCTTCCTCTATCAATCTGCCCTTGCACTTCATTCCAAAACGTGAATTCCGGTATAGCAAAAAG ATAAAGCCTTTCAAACTACGATTTAAATGCAAAGCCCAAATCCACCAGATGAATGATCCTGGTCTTGATCGTGAATTTCAAGTTGGAAACTCTGATGACTTGGCCAACTCTTCGGTAGAAGATTCAATCTG GTTTCAATGTCGACATGCAATCAAGGGGATAGCATTCAACAGACCTGATGAAGATTGA
- the LOC111807345 gene encoding uncharacterized protein LOC111807345 isoform X1 — MEGEGTSEMEYTEIESSADYFDSSILFNIINDVSAFVLYMHQQVPSILQDMSIEFDTLHEEYKELGSELAQNELKASSRRKHTGRMREVRQGIKRMEKLMNSVSGFQAAIKTLISETPNVQEVLLILGATPLRPQYVYELCFSHKNVVVRGADYFVKHKAAEVLSRKQAIRTLISKDAGSASYPGPTKLFLLVKAPSSINLPLHFIPKREFRYSKKIKPFKLRFKCKAQIHQMNDPGLDREFQVGNSDDLANSSVEDSIWFQCRHAIKGIAFNRPDED; from the exons ATGGAGGGAGAAGGTACCTCAGAGATGGAGTATACGGAGATCGAATCCTCCGCCGATTACTTCGACAGCTCCATACTGTTTAATATCATCAACGATGTCTCCGCCTTCGTCTTGTATATGCACCAACAAGTCCCTTC AATCCTACAGGACATGAGCATTGAATTTGACACCTTGCATGAAGAATACAAAGAGCTG GGAAGTGAATTGGCACAGAATGAACTAAAAGCATCGTCACGAAGAAAGCATACTGGCAGAATGAGGGAGGTCAGACAGGGAATTAAGAGAATGGAGAAGTTAATGAATTCAGTCTCTGGGTTTCAAGCTGCCATCAAAACGTTGATTAGTGAGACTCCTAACGTCCAGGAAGTACTATTAATTCTTGGAGCAACCCCACTGCGGCCGCAATATGTTTATGAACTGTGCTTTTCACATAAAAATGTTGTGGTAAGAGGTGCAGATTACTTCGTCAAGCACAAAGCAGCAGAAGTTCTTTCAAGAAAG CAGGCTATTCGAACATTAATCTCAAAGGATGCTGGGTCTGCCTCATATCCAG GCCCTACTAAGTTGTTTCTATTGGTGAAGGCCCCTTCCTCTATCAATCTGCCCTTGCACTTCATTCCAAAACGTGAATTCCGGTATAGCAAAAAG ATAAAGCCTTTCAAACTACGATTTAAATGCAAAGCCCAAATCCACCAGATGAATGATCCTGGTCTTGATCGTGAATTTCAAGTTGGAAACTCTGATGACTTGGCCAACTCTTCGGTAGAAGATTCAATCTG GTTTCAATGTCGACATGCAATCAAGGGGATAGCATTCAACAGACCTGATGAAGATTGA
- the LOC111807345 gene encoding uncharacterized protein LOC111807345 isoform X3 has translation MSIEFDTLHEEYKELGSELAQNELKASSRRKHTGRMREVRQGIKRMEKLMNSVSGFQAAIKTLISETPNVQEVLLILGATPLRPQYVYELCFSHKNVVVRGADYFVKHKAAEVLSRKQAIRTLISKDAGSASYPGPTKLFLLVKAPSSINLPLHFIPKREFRYSKKIKPFKLRFKCKAQIHQMNDPGLDREFQVGNSDDLANSSVEDSIWFQCRHAIKGIAFNRPDED, from the exons ATGAGCATTGAATTTGACACCTTGCATGAAGAATACAAAGAGCTG GGAAGTGAATTGGCACAGAATGAACTAAAAGCATCGTCACGAAGAAAGCATACTGGCAGAATGAGGGAGGTCAGACAGGGAATTAAGAGAATGGAGAAGTTAATGAATTCAGTCTCTGGGTTTCAAGCTGCCATCAAAACGTTGATTAGTGAGACTCCTAACGTCCAGGAAGTACTATTAATTCTTGGAGCAACCCCACTGCGGCCGCAATATGTTTATGAACTGTGCTTTTCACATAAAAATGTTGTGGTAAGAGGTGCAGATTACTTCGTCAAGCACAAAGCAGCAGAAGTTCTTTCAAGAAAG CAGGCTATTCGAACATTAATCTCAAAGGATGCTGGGTCTGCCTCATATCCAG GCCCTACTAAGTTGTTTCTATTGGTGAAGGCCCCTTCCTCTATCAATCTGCCCTTGCACTTCATTCCAAAACGTGAATTCCGGTATAGCAAAAAG ATAAAGCCTTTCAAACTACGATTTAAATGCAAAGCCCAAATCCACCAGATGAATGATCCTGGTCTTGATCGTGAATTTCAAGTTGGAAACTCTGATGACTTGGCCAACTCTTCGGTAGAAGATTCAATCTG GTTTCAATGTCGACATGCAATCAAGGGGATAGCATTCAACAGACCTGATGAAGATTGA